A region from the Vicia villosa cultivar HV-30 ecotype Madison, WI linkage group LG3, Vvil1.0, whole genome shotgun sequence genome encodes:
- the LOC131654779 gene encoding amino acid permease 1-like: MKKDIIALENGIANDPNSLLDDDGRPKRTGTVLTAAAHIINAVIGTGVLSLPWAMSQMGWTLGISCIFVFAGVTLFTSNLLADCYRSPDPVTGKRNTTYMEAVKVHLGGRQYVFCGLVQYINLSGVTIGSIITTSTSIVTIMKNNCYRKNGFEASCRFSNNPCMIAIGLIEIVLSQIPNFHKLSILSIMAATMAFGYASIGVGLSLSTLIQGNGNINNTTLFAGNDENRRTSEIAWNMLVAIGDIALASTYAQIAVDIQDSLKSSPPENKTMKKANSLALFTMTIFFILNGCAGYAAFGSNTPGNILMSSGFRKPFWLLELANVFIVVHLVGAFQVLVQPVFRIVEMMAAEKWPNSSLVTREIPMNFGKTKYTINYFRLLWRTIFVIVVTVLAMAMPFFNAMIALLGALGFWPSVVYFPVEMYIVKQNIRKGTIRWIGLQTLSIFCFIVSLAATVGAIHGLGEGIGKYKPFMYKA; encoded by the exons ATGAAGAAAGATATCATAGCACTTGAAAATGGTATTGCAAATGATCCAAATTCTCTTCTTGATGATGATGGAAGACCCAAAAGAACTG GAACTGTATTAACTGCGGCCGCACATATCATAAACGCGGTTATTGGGACCGGCGTCCTTTCCTTACCATGGGCCATGTCTCAAATGGGATGGACCCTTGGAATATCATGCATTTTTGTTTTTGCTGGTGTTACACTCTTCACATCAAATCTTCTAGCTGATTGTTATAGATCACCAGATCCTGTTACTGGCAAAAGAAACACCACTTACATGGAAGCTGTCAAAGTTCACTTAGGTGGGAGACAATATGTGTTTTGTGGTTTGGTTCAGTACATTAACCTTTCTGGTGTCACAATTGGTTCCATCATAACTACATCTACAAGTATAGT GACGATAATGAAAAATAATTGCTACCGCAAGAATGGGTTTGAAGCTTCATGTCGTTTTTCTAATAACCCATGCATGATTGCTATTGGACTAATTGAAATAGTATTATCTCAAATTCCAAATTTTCATAAGCTATCTATTCTCTCAATCATGGCAGCCACCATGGCTTTTGGCTACGCTTCCATCGGAGTTGGACTTTCTCTTTCAACTCTTATTCAAG GAaatggaaacataaacaatacaacATTATTTGCGGGAAATGACGAAAATCGTAGAACATCAGAAATAGCATGGAATATGTTGGTTGCAATAGGAGACATTGCACTCGCTAGTACTTATGCTCAAATTGCAGTAGATATTCAAGATAGTTTGAAATCATCACCACCAGAAAATAAAACAATGAAGAAAGCAAACTCCCTTGCCTTATTCACTATGACTATTTTCTTTATCTTGAATGGATGTGCTGGATATGCTGCATTTGGTTCAAATACTCCTGGTAACATACTCATGAGTTCTGGCTTTCGGAAACCTTTCTGGTTATTGGAATTGGCCAATGTCTTCATAGTTGTCCACCTAGTGGGAGCATTTCAG GTACTAGTCCAACCTGTGTTTCGTATAGTTGAAATGATGGCAGCGGAAAAGTGGCCAAACTCAAGTTTGGTAACAAGGGAGATTCCTATGAATTTTGGCAAAACAAAGTACACTATCAATTACTTTAGATTACTTTGGAGGACAATCTTTGTAATAGTGGTAACTGTTTTAGCCATGGCGATGCCATTTTTCAATGCAATGATTGCCCTTCTTGGTGCTCTTGGATTTTGGCCTTCAGTTGTTTATTTTCCTGTGGAGATGTATATAGTCAAACAAAACATCAGAAAAGGGACAATTCGTTGGATTGGGCTTCAAACATTGAGCATTTTCTGTTTCATTGTGTCATTGGCTGCAACCGTTGGAGCTATTCATGGGTTGGGTGAAGGCATTGGAAAATACAAACCTTTTATGTATAAGGCCTAA